One Euphorbia lathyris chromosome 1, ddEupLath1.1, whole genome shotgun sequence DNA segment encodes these proteins:
- the LOC136213124 gene encoding lipid transfer protein EARLI 1-like — MASKTQASAALLLSLNLIFFTLVSSTNCPPEPYPTPAKPSPAVPSPKAASCPKDTLKLGVCANLLKDLLKLQVGTPPKSPCCSLISGLADVEAAVCLCTTIKASVLGINLNLPVNLSLLLNYCGKKVPQGFQCA; from the coding sequence ATGGCTTCAAAAACTCAAGCCTCAGCAGCCCTTCTCCTTTCTCTGAACCTAATCTTTTTCACATTAGTTAGCTCTACAAATTGCCCACCAGAACCATATCCTACGCCTGCTAAACCATCACCAGCAGTCCCATCACCAAAGGCTGCTTCTTGCCCTAAGGATACCCTAAAATTGGGAGTATGTGCTAATTTATTGAAAGATTTGTTGAAACTTCAAGTAGGTACCCCTCCCAAGAGTCCTTGCTGTAGCCTTATTTCTGGCCTTGCTGATGTTGAAGCTGCTGTTTGCCTTTGCACTACCATTAAAGCTAGTGTTTTGGGGATTAACCTTAATCTTCCTGTTAACTTGAGCTTGCTGCTTAATTACTGTGGAAAGAAGGTCCCACAGGGTTTCCAGTGTgcttaa